Below is a window of Vespa crabro chromosome 20, iyVesCrab1.2, whole genome shotgun sequence DNA.
AGAGTTATAGAAGAAGTATGAAACTTCTTGCTTGGAATGATGTTGAAATAATGCCACGTGGTAATCAACGTTTGCGATATGATATGATCATAGACGAATGCAGAGTACGTAttagtttttaataattaactttatcaaacaattatatatatatatatatatatatatatatatatataattaatttattttattaatttacatatcaaataattcatatttttatttagttaCGTCATAATTATTGGAGTCAAACTATTGTTTCATACAATTCGGATAAACCAGTAAGACTTCCTATAATAGACGTAGCTCTGCGAGACATTGGACTACCTGATCAGATTTTCTCTATCGAAATAGGACCAGCTTGTTATCAATAAAAggatcaaaatttattatctattataaggACATTAAGATACTTAATAGGAATGTATacatctttataatttttacatttattataaactatgtttttattaaaaataatcttaaatcGTGATCTTTTGTATTATACAAGACGTGAACTTGCAACAAGTACGATGGCATAAAGATACTTATAGAttctttcacgattttttattatcaaaattatttataaaggtATGTGgactttttcgttcttatttttttttttttttaatctctaaaatctattaaaatttttgttatatgaataattcaaaatttcgaggactttttttctttaaatcccTTTTAAGTTATCGATCGTAGATAAATGAGCTTTGTCGGTAAACAAGTATAACAAAATAGTTCATAAAATAACCAACAGAGGCGTTGTTGCAGTTCAACGTTTAACGTCAGCCATTGTCATCGTTGCTTAAGTTTTTGTATCTGTATCgtgtcaataaaaaaataaaaaaaaataaagagaaaaaaaaaagaaaagaaacaaagaaaaaaaaatcaacgtgAGCTTATGGATGAGTATACTTTCGAGTGTTAAtgtcgatgaaaaaaatttgctGATAAagtgataaaattataagaaaaacgtAAGATgacgttattaattaatagttatatattaGCGATGAATGAGAGTCGAGATATAAAGTAGGTGTAAACTAAAGCGTATCGCGTACACCGTCATTGTGTGTTCCATAAAATCACCTATTTTCAAGCTTAACtatatcgagaaaaaatatttttattttggagCAACTTCGGAGCATTAGTGATTCATTCGTGGGAATTTTTAGCTTTCTCTGCACACGTCAAAGGTATAAGGtcacaagaaaaaagaaaaaaagacaaaaaaaaaataaaaaaaaaaaaaaaaaaaaaaataaaaaaaaaaggggaactattatatagaaagaaatagtaatCAATCACAAGtctttatttgtatttatttagaataataGATTTTGATGAATGTCTGAGAGTGATTACGATTCGGTAGACGAGTACACAAGCCTGATGGACGGTCACGTTGCAGAGTCTCGTTCAGATGACCTAAGTTTGGTCAATGAACGACGAAAGAGACGATCAAGAGTAGGAAACGAAGAGGTAAACATTTAAAGtttctataaattattcatttaatttataatattattgattgttATCTTTAGTTAGGAAATGGACTTCCTGAGGTACAGGTAGAGGTAGGAGGTACATCGAATGTAAGTGGTTCAAGTAGAAGAAGTACATCAGGTTCTGCTAATCAACAGAGACAAAGACATTATAGagatgaagaggaagaggaattAAAATATGGAGCTGCACATGTCATTAAACTGTTTGTACCTGTTTCCCTTTGTATGCTAGTTGTAGTGGCTACAATCAGTTCTGTTAATTTCTACACGACTAAGGGGATGTATCTGTAAGTTATATAAAatccattaataattatattttaatattaaatttttctttaaatatcaattgatttaataatttccatttTACAGAGTTTATACTCCATTTCATGAAGATAGCTCCGATACAAGTACAAAAGCATGGCAGGCATTTGCCAATTCCTTAATACTCATGAGCATCATAGTATGCATGAcagttatacttattatcttgtataaatataaattttacaaagcTATACACGTATGGTTAATTATaagttcattattattgctatcaatGTTTTCCGTACTTTATTGCGAGTAagttatcaattataaatatatatttaatcaattacaaatattatttcatgaattatcttttcattttttataggCAAGTTTTAAAAGCATATAACATTCCAATGGATCTATTTACATTAGGAATAGGTTTATGGAATTTTGGGATGGTTGGAATGATATGCATTCATTGGCAAGGACCTTTACAACTTCAACAagcttatttaattttcatttctgcTTTGATGgctcttgtttttattaaatatttacccGAATGGACAGTATGGGCAGTTTTAGCTGTAATAAGTATTTGGGGTAATGTCtatgtaatattgttaatcgtatcatttctattaatcgttcaaacgaaaataatgaatatatattatggataattatttatttcagatTTGATAGCTGTTTTATCACCGAAAGGACCATTAAGAATTTTAGTTGAAACGGcacaagaaagaaacgaatccATTTTTCCAGCTCTCATATACTCATCAACGATTTTGTATACGTTTGTACACACCGTAACTTATGCCGGATATGTACAAGCAGCGACAATGGCCAGTGGTGATGCTACGGGTAGAGAAACTACAGCTGTATCATTCACTCGCACAGGAACggataatcaaaataatcctGCATCAGGAGATGCAGAAGAAGGTGGTTTCACACTCGAATGGATAGAAACGCATGGTAATTACACCgaggtacatacataaaaattattctatagttgtattttttttttttctaacatagGAGATCGTAGCGCGAGACGTGCCCAAGAAGTGCTTGAAAATTCGGTAGCATTAACAGACGATTCTAGACAACGTCAAAATCGCCCTACGGAATCACAATCCCAACAACAAGTCCCAGTTACTGAGGAGGAACGCGGTGTCAAATTGGGCCTTGgtgatttcatattttatagcGTACTTGTTGGAAAAGCATCAAGTTATGGCGATTGGAATACAACTTTAGCATGCTTTGTTGCCATACTCATAGTacgtctatatacatacatacatacatacatacacatatatatatatatatatatatatatatatatatatatatatatgtatatgtatatatttttaattatagtcATCAgtgatatttttatgaaaatattcatatatttttaggGACTCTGCTTAACATTGCTGCTTTTGGCGATATTCAAGAAAGCATTACCTGCATTACCAATCTCCATTTCTTTTGGTTTAACATTCTATTTTGCTACAAGGGTTATAGTAGCACCATTCGCAGATAGTTTAGCAAGCGAGCAAgtcttcatttaattttatttccgaTAAGTAtgactctttttttattttattctaatttattatataaagaatagtGCCTATGTCtgtcatctttttctttctttcttttttttttttttcttctttccctccaccctttttctcttccccattatgtttttataattatttcttatatattccggtcttgttatttttcatatttcttcagAATAATGTACGTGTAAATTCTCAAAATTGTACAAAGAtgaagatatacatacatttgtacatcatacacacacacacacacacagacagacagacaggcagacaaatagacagacagaaacacacacacacactcatatatatatatatataataatatatatatatatacatataaaagagaaagaggatgtgagaaaatacaaaagagtaatagaaaaagtaataataaaaaaaaatcacgtaTTTTTAAATAGTTGTGAATTTGTTATGGAAAATATGTCATGTCTATTccacatagagaaagagagaaagatcaatTAGGTATTTAATGAtacaaaatggaaaaaaaagaagaagaagaagaagaagaggaagaaaagcaaTAGGCTCTTttgtagatattttatatacaattaattttagtTTAACTACTTATTATATGTAcaatgtttaatataatattttggtCGTTTCAATGATGTttacattaacatatttttcaaatcgttAGAGCAAGCTATATGACAATTTattgtactttttttctttcttaaactTAGCGCGGATCACGAGGATCaggtataaaaaaattgaacgcGATGAATATATGTCTGTCGTGATAAAGTCGTATTAAACTTTTGAGGTATAATTGTTCATTCCAATATAAGTTGATCTACTTTCATCAAccaattttctttgaaagttATAACGGGGGTTTGAAATTCATTTCACATACACTGCCATGAAACAATTATGCATCagagataataactatatatatatatatatagagagagagctaattaaaaaaaaaaaaaaatatatatatatatatattaaagtatgataattttaaggaatgtgtttcttttttttgtctttctttattatttttttattcatttattttttttttaaatgcatcattttcatattgcacgaaatgtaaaaaaaagaaaaaaaaataattgtgagATCCttataatcatatgaaaaagctacgagtattatattataaaagctgaataatattattctgtgGCATTATTGTTTTCACCCCAaatacgttctatttctttttatatttttcgtatGCTTATATTACTTATCTctcttgcaaaaaaaaagcagacgattatttttttcttttttttttttttcttttttttttcttttttttttggtgcaGGTTAATAGAAATGTCAGGTCCATTGACAAGCATTATGCaacgattattttttgttcagcCTTAATTCGCATTAATTCATCACaaactctctttttttttcgtgaaacataatatatatatatatactcttttatttatttttttttttttttttgctataatCTAAGTGATCTTGACGGAAGAACTTGAACAGAGCGATATGATAACCTTGCACTTCGAAcacaatgataatgaaataatttttaagatattaaaagatCTGCGCAAAGGAGAGGGAAATTATTGAAAGTGATACAacgatatgataataattttgaatattgcaaaaaaaaatgttaataataaaataacttaaCAATATTAGATCTGCGCAAagggaaaatattatatttctacaaTTCTCAGTCAATAATTATCAGTCGTGATTGagtaatggaaaaaaaaaaaaagaaaaaaaaatgatagggaaaatgtataaattgaattttttaatataactaaattagtaaaataaaatgagattcATGCAAAAGGAGAAGCGTTTTCAATTATATCCTTGAATATCATTCGAAGAGAACAACAGAGTTTAGtaataagtaattataaataataatataaatatatctattctaATAATGCATTGTACGTATTTACTGtaaaatatctcttttttttatgccaTACTGAAACgccgtttaattttttttcttttttgtctctctctctctctctctctctctctctctctctctctcattttttttccgaaCGATAGCAGAGAGGATTGATCTAAATAACAATCACACGCATTAATATTTGCATCCCCGCAATCACACTGATATATCGTAAACGATATATAGGGTGGCCAAAAGTTcttagataattttataaatcaatcttTCACTAGACTTgcacattattatcattattattattactattattattattattattattattattattattattattaatactattattataagaaaattagaaactcGAAAGTTTATTGCGGCAAATATCAAATCCCACCAGTATTCCTTCGTTCCTGGACAAAATCCcaattttcaatttctctttttttgaaaatcaGAATTATAATTGAATCTTTACTGATTGTTTCTTTGgaattcttctttattccaaatcaaattaattgatttattaatttcttctatTGATCTATTCCCATTCCCTCTTCTCatccatttaattaattctgttGGAATCGAGTCAATACAACCGGTCCTTCGTGATTCTTTAATCTTTCAATCacgcttttttatttttgaaatcgtCGATTCGTTAATCATAGATTCAATCGTTTGAAATACAAGACTCTCTGATCGTTCTCAAATGCAATATTCTTCTCGAGACTATTTAGGTTTGTAATTAGGCTTGCGGTTTTATCAatttgcaaagaaaaaaaaaattattattattattattattattattattgttattatcctcttgaaaaggaataattgatcgttaaaaatcgtttaagaACTTTTGTCCAATCCAACCCAATAAACTGTTCATAAGGGCCATCCACTTCTCACGCCGCCATCTTTTATTTCGGTCTCGTTGCATTAAATATGTAGAGttcagagaaaaatatttccttcgaTATATTCGAAATATCCTCGTCCGTGTCTCGCGATGAGATAAAtcgttataaaaaatacaagaaaaattatataagagaTAAACAACGCACGTTTTGCGTGTTTCCCTACAAACTTTTTAACTAGTTCCGTATTTGCTGCTTTCGAATGTACCTCGTCTGAAAAAGTAACTAAATTCCAATAAGGATTGCTTGTCTATATTACTTAGATTgccattatatttatataatggtCTGCACTGAGGCAATTTCGAACAGACTTGAATTAATCGTCTAAGATATTCCTCGAGTTGTTTTCTACGTTGACGTGCGACCACTTCGTTTCTCGGAAAGAAAAGTCGAGGAGGAAAACGTATTCCTGCTACCTGCAaatataaacagaaaaaaaaaaaaaaacaaaaaaaaaagtttcatatacataggttttataaatcgttaaacatcttatttaattatgttattatcgaaagagaaaatgactGAGAGAATTTAATGTGTTATTATTTGaccgatgataaaaaaaaaaaaaaaaaaaaaagaagaagaaaaaaaagacttcGAAGAAACAAACATcgatatcaattaattttaatcgaaaatcgataaatgatattatatattgttcaaGATCATGATGTCATAGGTCGTTGAACCCGTCTTGATATCGAAATGAGTATTATCTTAAAATagcatttaaaaatgattttggaagaggg
It encodes the following:
- the LOC124431183 gene encoding presenilin homolog isoform X1, with the translated sequence MSESDYDSVDEYTSLMDGHVAESRSDDLSLVNERRKRRSRVGNEELGNGLPEVQVEVGGTSNVSGSSRRSTSGSANQQRQRHYRDEEEEELKYGAAHVIKLFVPVSLCMLVVVATISSVNFYTTKGMYLVYTPFHEDSSDTSTKAWQAFANSLILMSIIVCMTVILIILYKYKFYKAIHVWLIISSLLLLSMFSVLYCEQVLKAYNIPMDLFTLGIGLWNFGMVGMICIHWQGPLQLQQAYLIFISALMALVFIKYLPEWTVWAVLAVISIWDLIAVLSPKGPLRILVETAQERNESIFPALIYSSTILYTFVHTVTYAGYVQAATMASGDATGRETTAVSFTRTGTDNQNNPASGDAEEGGFTLEWIETHGDRSARRAQEVLENSVALTDDSRQRQNRPTESQSQQQVPVTEEERGVKLGLGDFIFYSVLVGKASSYGDWNTTLACFVAILIGLCLTLLLLAIFKKALPALPISISFGLTFYFATRVIVAPFADSLASEQVFI
- the LOC124431183 gene encoding presenilin homolog isoform X2 gives rise to the protein MSESDYDSVDEYTSLMDGHVAESRSDDLSLVNERRKRRSRVGNEELGNGLPEVQVEVGGTSNVSGSSRRSTSGSANQQRQRHYRDEEEEELKYGAAHVIKLFVPVSLCMLVVVATISSVNFYTTKGMYLVYTPFHEDSSDTSTKAWQAFANSLILMSIIVCMTVILIILYKYKFYKAIHVWLIISSLLLLSMFSVLYCEQVLKAYNIPMDLFTLGIGLWNFGMVGMICIHWQGPLQLQQAYLIFISALMALVFIKYLPEWTVWAVLAVISIWDLIAVLSPKGPLRILVETAQERNESIFPALIYSSTILYTFVHTVTYAGYVQAATMASGDATGRETTAVSFTRTGTDNQNNPASGDAEEGDRSARRAQEVLENSVALTDDSRQRQNRPTESQSQQQVPVTEEERGVKLGLGDFIFYSVLVGKASSYGDWNTTLACFVAILIGLCLTLLLLAIFKKALPALPISISFGLTFYFATRVIVAPFADSLASEQVFI
- the LOC124431183 gene encoding presenilin homolog isoform X3, giving the protein MDGHVAESRSDDLSLVNERRKRRSRVGNEELGNGLPEVQVEVGGTSNVSGSSRRSTSGSANQQRQRHYRDEEEEELKYGAAHVIKLFVPVSLCMLVVVATISSVNFYTTKGMYLVYTPFHEDSSDTSTKAWQAFANSLILMSIIVCMTVILIILYKYKFYKAIHVWLIISSLLLLSMFSVLYCEQVLKAYNIPMDLFTLGIGLWNFGMVGMICIHWQGPLQLQQAYLIFISALMALVFIKYLPEWTVWAVLAVISIWDLIAVLSPKGPLRILVETAQERNESIFPALIYSSTILYTFVHTVTYAGYVQAATMASGDATGRETTAVSFTRTGTDNQNNPASGDAEEGGFTLEWIETHGDRSARRAQEVLENSVALTDDSRQRQNRPTESQSQQQVPVTEEERGVKLGLGDFIFYSVLVGKASSYGDWNTTLACFVAILIGLCLTLLLLAIFKKALPALPISISFGLTFYFATRVIVAPFADSLASEQVFI